Genomic window (Flavobacterium oreochromis):
TTGTAAAAACTGAAGACACAGAAGAAGAAATAGTCTTATTAAATAATATTCCTAACAAAAAAGGATACTTTAACGCTTATAATTCGTTATTATCAGAATATGGTGTAGTAGGTTTTGATTATGGATATGCTATGGCATCTCCTAAAACACTTACTATTTGGGAAGCACAATTTGGAGATTTCTCTAATGGTGCTCAAATCATGATTGACCAATACATTTCTGCTGCAGAAGATAAATGGAATAACCAAAATGGTTTAGTTATGCTAATGCCTCATGGTTATGAAAACCAAGGTGCAGAACACTCATCCGCACGTATGGAGCGTTATTTACAACTATGCTCAGAACAAAACATGTTCGTTGCTGACTGTACAACACCTGCAAACTTTTTCCATTTACTAAGAAGACAGATGTTAACAAACTATCGTAAACCTTTAATGGTATTTACACCTAAGAGCTTATTACGTCATCCAGAAGCGGTTTCTTCAATAGAAGAATTTACAACAGGAAACTTCCAAGAGGTAATTAACGATCCTAACGTGAACCCTACCGATGTTAAAACATTAGTTTTCTGTACAGGTAAATTCTATTACGATCTAAAAGCAGAGAGAGAGGCACAAGGAAGAAACGATGTAGCTTTAATTAGAATTGAACAATTATTCCCATTACCTGTAGAACAATTAAAGTCAATTATTGCTTCGTATCCAAATGCAACAGATTACGTTTGGGCACAAGAAGAGCCAAGAAATATGGGAGCATACGGTTTTATGCTAATGAATTTCAACGAAGTAAAATTCCGTGTAGCGTCACCTAAAGTATATAGTGCTCCAGCATCTGGAAGTTATACACGCTCTAAAAAACGTCATGCAGATGCTATTGCAATGGTTTTTGATAAAAATTTAATTAATTAATAATAATTTAGTTTAAAGTTTCAAGTTTCAAGTTAAAGGTCATCAACTTGAAACTTTAAACAAATCAAACTTTAAACAACATTTAAGATATGATTTTAGAAATGAAAGTCCCTTCGCCAGGGGAATCTATCAAAGAAGTAGAAATTGCCACTTGGTTAGTTCAAGATGGAGATTATGTTGAAAAAGACCAGGCGATTGCTGAAGTTGATTCAGATAAGGCAACATTAGAATTACCTGCTGAAATGAGTGGTATTATCACCCTAAAAGCAGAAGAGGGAGACACTGTGGCTGTAGGTTCAGTTGTATGTTTGATTGATACTAGTGCCACTAAACCAGAAGGTGGTACAGCTCCTGTAGCAGAGAAAAAGAAGAAGCACCAAAAGTGGAAGCGCCTAAAGCAGCTCCAACTCCAACAACTACCTATGCAACGGGTTCAGCTTCGCCAGCAGCTAAAAAAATATTAGCAGAAAAAGATATAGACCCAGCAACTGTAAATGGTACAGGCAAAGCTGGTCGCATTACTACCGAAGATGCTTTAAATGCAAAAGCTTCTATGGGTACACCTACTGGTGGTTCTCGTGGTTCTCAAAGAACTAAATTATCTATGTTACGTCGTAAAGTAGCAGAACGTCTTGTAATGGCTAAAAATGAAACTGCCATGCTAACTACTTTTAATGAAGTAGACATGAGTGCTATTTACTCTTTACGCGATCAATATAAAGATGAATTCAAAAACAAACACGGAGTAGGTTTAGGATTCATGTCTTTCTTTACTAAAGCTGTTACACGTGCTTTACAATTATATCCAGATGTAAATTCAATGATTGATGGACAAGAAAAAGTGTCTTTCGATTTTTGTGATATTTCAGTTGCAGTTTCAGGACCCAAAGGTTTAATGGTACCTGTAATGCGTAATGCCGAAAACCTTACATTCCGTGGTGTTGAAGCTGAAATTAAACGTTTAGCGATCCGCGCTCGTGATGGTCAAATTACAGTGGATGAAATGACAGGTGGAACATTTACGATCTCCAATGGTGGTGTATTCGGTTCTATGTTATCTACACCTATCATCAACCCTCCACAATCAGGTATCTTAGGAATGCACAATGTGGTAGACAGAGCAATTGTTAAAAACGGTCAAATTGTTATTGCTCCCGTAATGTTTGTAGCGTTATCATACGATCACCGTATTATTGATCGGTCGTGAATCAGTAGGTTTCTTGGTAGCAGTAAAAGAAGCACTTGAAAACCCAACTGAAATTTTAATGGGAGGTAATCCAAGAAAAGCATTGGAATTATAATCATTGCCATAAGAAGCAATTTTAAAATACAAATCCCAAACTTTAAAAGAGTTTGGGATTTTTTTGTTTATTTGTTCTATGAAATCGCCATAAACTCGTGGTTTGCGCATGCAAACTCCAATCAATAAAAGCGATAACATATGTGACCTATAACAAATAAATTTTACACATATGAAAGAAACTAAAAAACAAGCTGCTATCAGTTTTATTTTTATTACGTTACTAATTGATGTAATCGGATTAGGGATCATTATTCCTGTAGTTCCAAAATTAATCCAAGAATTAATTCACGGATCAGTTAGCGAGGCTGCAAAATATGGAGGCTGGCTAACATTTTCTTATGCTTTAACACAATTCTTATTTGCCCCGCTAATAGGTGGATTAAGCGATAAATATGGCAGAAGACCTGTTTTGCTACTTTCGTTATTTGGTTTTTCACTAGATTATTTGCTTTTAGCATTTGCTCCCAGTATAACCTGGTTATTCATTGGACGTATCTTGGCGGGTATTACAGGCGCTAGCATTACCACAGCATCTGCTTATATAGCGGATATAAGCACAGAAGAAAATCGGGCTAAAAATTTTGGAATGATTGGTGCTGCTTTTGGTTTAGGCTTTATCATAGGTCCAGTAATAGGAGGGGTATTAGGACAATATGGAGCACGAATTCCTTTTTATGCAGCAGCTATTTTATGCTTAATCAATTTCTTATACGGCTATTTTATTTTACCAGAATCATTAGCAACATCAAACAGAAGAAAATTTGATCTTAAAAGAGCAAATCCTGTTGGGACTTTTTTAAACTTAAAAAAATACCCTAAACTAATTGGATTAGTAATAGCTGTTTTTTTACTCCATACCGCTTCACACGCAGTTCAAAGCAATTGGAGTTATTTTACCATGTATCAACTTAATTGGAATGAAAAAATGGTAGGTATCTCATTGGGTGTTATTGGGATATTAGTAACATTAGTCCAAGGAGGTCTAATCCGCTGGATTAACCCTAAAATTGGTAATATAAAAAGCATTTATATAGGAATGGCTCTATATACATTAGGCATGTTCTTATTTGGTTTAGCCACAGAAAGCTGGATGATGTTCGTTTTTTTAATTCCTTATTGCTTGGGTGGTATCGCAGGCCCTGCTTTACAAGCGGTGATTGCCTCACAAGTTCCAGCTAATGAGCAAGGCGAAATCCAAGGTATTTTAACCAGTTTAATAAGTGCTTCGTCTATCATTGGTCCGCCTTTGATGTCAACCGTATTCTATTATTTCACTCATAACGAAGCCCCTTTTATTTTTGCAGGTGCTCCCTTTATTTTAGGTGGAATGGGGATGTTATTAAGTACTTTATTAGCTTATGTTTCTTTGAAGAAACATCATTAAATAGTAATTTTGCCTAAAACAACAACATGTATAAGTTGAATTCTCATAAAAAAATATATTTTGCGAGTGACCAACATTTGGGTGCTCCTACTCCAGAAACTAGTTTTCCTCGTGAACAAAAATTTGTAGCTTGGTTAGAAGAAATAAAAAATGATGCTGCAGCTATTTTTTTATTGGGTGATTTATTTGATTTTTGGTTTGAATATAAAACCGTAGTCCCTAAAGGTTTTGTACGCGTATTGGGCAAATTAGCCGAAATACGAGATAGTGGTATTCCTATCTATTTTTTTGTAGGCAATCATGACTTATGGATGCGTGATTATTTTGAAAAAGAACTTAACATCCCGGTTTACCACACCACTAAAGAATTCACATTTAATGACAAAACTTTTTTAATAGGGCATGGCGATGGTTTAGGTCCTGGTGACAAAGGCTATAAACGCATGAAAAAAGTGTTTACCAATCCTTTTTCTAAATGGCTATTCCGATGGTTACACCCCGATGTAGGGGTTAAACTAGCGCAATATCTTTCGGTAAAAAACAAAATGATATCGGGTGCCGAAGATGTAAAATTTTTGGGTGAAGAAAACGAATGGTTAATTCAATATGCTAAACGAAAATTAGAAGATAAACATTATAATTTTTTCATATTTGGTCATCGTCACTTACCAATGAAAATCCCTCTAAAAAATGATTCTCTCTATGTAAATTTAGGGGATTGGATTGGTTATTTTACTTATGGAGTTTATGATGGAACCTCTTTTGAATTAAAAAAATATGAAAACTAAATAGGCTTTTACCTATTTAGTTTTTTAAACATTAATTAGAGAAATTTTTAACGGATACACTTATACAATTTTCAGACAATTTATTTCCTTTTTCTGAATTAATAAAATCCATCATAAGCCAGCCACATGATTTTAGATTATTATTTTGGATATAATTTGCTACCCTTAGATTAATTCGATCTGCTACAGCTACTGGATAAGCAAAAGCGCTAGCACCAGAACAATATGTTAAGTAGCCATTTTTTATAGAATTTGAATCAGTATTAGAACGAGCAATATTTTCAATAATACGATCAAATTTATAATCTATAGAAACTGGCAAGATCGTATTTACAGTATAAAAATCAGAAATCATAAAAGGATTATAACTATTAGCTCCGACTAAATTCCCATTAGAAAAATTAGGATTTCCAGACCATCCTTGAACAAAAGTAGAATTTGTATAAGTTTCTCTAGATAAAGGTAAAACCTTACCTCTACAATCTCCTAATAAAGTATTTGTATTCCAGTTTTTTTTCACTAATCCTTTAGACTCATATTCATTCATTCGTGTATCAAAATAATCAACCCATGCGGATTTATCACCTCCGTTTTCTTTTTTAAGAATAACAATAATAGCTTCATTAGGATGTCCTTTTAAAAATTCTTCAAAAGTTGACATGACTTGATCTAAAGTTATATTCAAACTCACTATACCATGATATCCTAGAAATTGACCATTTTGATAGTTAAAACGTAAATCAAAAATTCTTGCTCCTGCTCTTAACTGATCCTTTATACTACCATATTGATTAGTACTAAAGGTCCAATTATTAATAGACATTGAATCATGTGTTCCAGGAATAGACAATTTAGACAAAGGAGTATTTGATCTTATCACAGCCATCCAATTATCTTTTGCAACACTAGCAAATTGTCTATTTTGAAATGTTTCTCTATTTACATTTAAATCAGATGTTGGGGACAAAGAATCCAAACTACAAGATTGTAAAAAAGCTAAAAAAGCGATGTTAAGTAAAATTTTTCTCATAAATAAATAGGTTAAATTAAGTTGCAATTTAGCATTAATTATCAAATTTAAACATAAAAAACACAAAATAAACAATTTGTTATAAATATAAATTTGATGTTTTTAATTATTAAAGTATCTTTATACCGTCTCAAAAAGGGGTGCTTTGTTTCTTCTAAAAAAATCAGACAAGGCTGAGATTATACCCAATGAACCTAGACGGGTAATGCTGTCAAGGGAAATATAAAAGTACAACTTATAGCTAAAATATTAAGTTAGCTGATTTATTAATTCTAATGAATAATGACCCCTTTTATTCGTAACAATTTGTAACGAATGAAAAATTCAAATCACAATCAAACTCATCAATTACTTTCAAAAATCATTTTGAGTACATTTATTCTAATGCCTTTAAATACTATACTAGGTCAAGAAAAAAAAGTAACTGATTCTACAAAAATGAACGCATTAGAAGAAATTAAAGTAGCCTCTACTCGCTTAAGTAAAAAATCTCCTTTTGCCTTTTCAGATATAAAAAAAGAAGCTTTAGAGCGAAATAATTTAGGACAGGATCTACCTATTTTACTAGATCAAATGACATCTGTAGTTGCTACTTCAGATGCTGGTGCTGGTGTAGGATATACAGGATTAAGGATAAGAGGTAGTGATGCTACTCGTATAAATGTAACCATTAACGGTATCCCATATAATGACGCTGAAAGCCAAGGTACCTTTTGGGTAAATATGCCTGACTTTGCTACTTCGGTTCAAAATATCCAATTACAACGAGGGGCAGGAACTTCAACCAATGGTGCAGGTGCTTTTGGTGCTAGCTTAAACTTACGTACGCTTACACCTGCTGTCAACGGGTATGCAACCACTTCGCATAGCATCGGTTCGTTTAATACACGTAAACACAATATTACTTTTGGATCAGGTATAAAAAATGGTTTTTATGCCGAAGGTCGTTTATCTAAAATAGGGAGTAATGGTTATATTGATCGTGCTTCTTCTGATCTTAAATCTTTCTATACCGAAGCTGGTTTTATTGGTAAACAAACCGCTGTAAAAGCCTTAGTTTTTGGAGGAAAAGAAATTACGTACCAATCATGGAATGGAACACCTGAATCAGTATTAAATGGCGATTTAACAGAAATAAAAGCATTTATTAATCGAAATGATTTTACCCCTGCTGAAATAGACAACTTATTAAATTCCACAAGAACATTTAACCATTATCTATATGATAATCAAGTAGACAATTACGAACAAACGCATTATCAATTACACCTAACACATCAGTTTAGCGAACATTTAAAAGGAACCATTTCTGGAAATTTTACAAAAGGAAAAGGCTATTATGAAGAATTTAAGGCAGACCAAAAACTTAAAAAATATTTCCCTGATTATATAAATGGAAATAGTAAATCAGATGTGGTACGCAGAAAATGGCTTGACAATGATTTCTATGCAGTGGTTTATGCTTTAAATTATAACACAACCAATTTTAATGGTAGCCTAGGCGGTGGATACAATCAATATGATGGAATTCATTTTGGAGAATTAATCAAACATAAATATATAGACCTTCCTGTTACTAATATGAATTATTACAAATCATTAAGTAAGAAAGAAGATTTCTCTGTATATGCTAAAGCAGACTACACATTCTTTTATAAATTACAATTATTCTTAGATATTCAAGCACGTCGTATAGATTATATTACGAGTGGATTAAGTAGTGATTTAAAACCACTAGATATTAAAAAAACATATGAATTTTTTAATCCAAAAGGAGGTATAAATTTTGCTATTCATAAAAATCATCATGTATATAGCTCTTTTGCTGTTGCAAATAAAGAACCTAACCGTAATGATTTAACAAAAAATCCTATTGAACCTAAATCAGAACAATTATTAGATTATGAATTAGGTTATCGATTTAAAAATAAAATAGCACAAATTAATTTAAATGGCTACTACATGCACTATAATAATCAACTCGTACTAACAGGTGCATTAGATGAAGTTGGTGACGCAATTCGCGAAAATGTTGATAAAAGTCACCGTATAGGAGTTGAAGTAGAGGCGAGTATTCAACCTGTTAAGTTTTTAAAATTAGATTTTAATATTACAAAAAGTAGAAACAAGATCAAATCATTTGATTATTCTGTTCCTTCAACAGAATACGATCTAAATGGAAATGAAATTCACTCAACACAAATAACAAAATATGAAAATACAGATATTTCATTTTCTCCTAGTATAATAGGAGGGGCAACGGTTACTTTTTATCCTACTAAAAACCTAAGTATTGCCTGCATACAAAAATATGTAGGAAAACAATATTTAGATAACACTTCATCAGAAAACAAAAAATTAAACAATTATCAAAATAGCAATTTAAGTATTCTATATATCTTAAAACCTAAAAATTTTGCTGAAATCAGCTTTAATTTACTAATTAACAATATTTTTAATAAGCTATATGAATCAAACGGTTATACTTACAGCTACTATAGCCGTCCTCAAGGTTCTAATAACCCAGCTATAACTGAAAATTTCTATTATCCACAGGCAGGCAGAAATTTCCTAACAGGTATAACACTTAAATTTTAGAAGTAGTTAAAGTGAGCTTGGTATACAAAATATATAAATCATTCAACGATTAAAATAAATTTCGTATATCAGGTTCACAATACTTTTATTTTAAATCATATAAAATTTTTAAACAAAGGAATAAGCCCCTTTTTAACTTTTAATATCATTAATTAAATATAACTTCTTAATTTTATCTACGATTGTTTGGGCTAATTTTTCTTTACTTTCAAAAGTCCAGCCTGCAATATGAGGAGTTAATAAAACATTAGAGGCATTCAGTAGATAGTCTAATGCTACGGGTTTTTGACCATCAAAGAGCGTTTCAAAAGAGAGCTTTTCATATTCTAAAACATCCAAACCTGCACCTAAAATTTTCTTTTCTTTTAAAGCTTTAACCAGATCCGTTGTAACCACACTTTTACCTCTGGCAGTATTAATTAACCAAAAGGGGTTACTAAACGCGTTAATAAAAGAAGAATTCACCATCTTATCTGTTTGAGGAGTCCAAGGTGTATGCAAACTTACTACATCTACTCTTCTTTGAAATTCTTGCAGATCTACTTGTAGCGCATTTTGATCTCCAATATTTGGAAGGATGTCGTAACATAATACTTTTACATCAAAACCTCTTAGTTTTTTTGCAAAAGATTTCCCCATATTTCCATATCCAATAATACCCACCGTTTTACCATCTAATTCATGTCCACGATTAGCTTCTCTACTCCATAATCCTGTTTTAACTTCTATATCAGCTTTATTTAAATTATTAAAAAGAGAAAGAAGCATTCCTAGAGCATGTTCTCCTACTGCATTACGATTTCCCTCTGGGGCCGCAATTAAGTGAATTCCTTTAGCTTGGGCATAATCACAATCAATACTCTCTAATCCTGCTCCTACACGTGCAATGAATCGTAACTGAGATGCTTTGTCTAAAAAAGTTTTATCAATCTTAAACCGACTACGAATGACAATG
Coding sequences:
- a CDS encoding TCR/Tet family MFS transporter; translation: MKETKKQAAISFIFITLLIDVIGLGIIIPVVPKLIQELIHGSVSEAAKYGGWLTFSYALTQFLFAPLIGGLSDKYGRRPVLLLSLFGFSLDYLLLAFAPSITWLFIGRILAGITGASITTASAYIADISTEENRAKNFGMIGAAFGLGFIIGPVIGGVLGQYGARIPFYAAAILCLINFLYGYFILPESLATSNRRKFDLKRANPVGTFLNLKKYPKLIGLVIAVFLLHTASHAVQSNWSYFTMYQLNWNEKMVGISLGVIGILVTLVQGGLIRWINPKIGNIKSIYIGMALYTLGMFLFGLATESWMMFVFLIPYCLGGIAGPALQAVIASQVPANEQGEIQGILTSLISASSIIGPPLMSTVFYYFTHNEAPFIFAGAPFILGGMGMLLSTLLAYVSLKKHH
- a CDS encoding UDP-2,3-diacylglucosamine diphosphatase → MYKLNSHKKIYFASDQHLGAPTPETSFPREQKFVAWLEEIKNDAAAIFLLGDLFDFWFEYKTVVPKGFVRVLGKLAEIRDSGIPIYFFVGNHDLWMRDYFEKELNIPVYHTTKEFTFNDKTFLIGHGDGLGPGDKGYKRMKKVFTNPFSKWLFRWLHPDVGVKLAQYLSVKNKMISGAEDVKFLGEENEWLIQYAKRKLEDKHYNFFIFGHRHLPMKIPLKNDSLYVNLGDWIGYFTYGVYDGTSFELKKYEN
- a CDS encoding phosphatidylinositol-specific phospholipase C domain-containing protein; translation: MRKILLNIAFLAFLQSCSLDSLSPTSDLNVNRETFQNRQFASVAKDNWMAVIRSNTPLSKLSIPGTHDSMSINNWTFSTNQYGSIKDQLRAGARIFDLRFNYQNGQFLGYHGIVSLNITLDQVMSTFEEFLKGHPNEAIIVILKKENGGDKSAWVDYFDTRMNEYESKGLVKKNWNTNTLLGDCRGKVLPLSRETYTNSTFVQGWSGNPNFSNGNLVGANSYNPFMISDFYTVNTILPVSIDYKFDRIIENIARSNTDSNSIKNGYLTYCSGASAFAYPVAVADRINLRVANYIQNNNLKSCGWLMMDFINSEKGNKLSENCISVSVKNFSN
- a CDS encoding TonB-dependent receptor, whose translation is MKNSNHNQTHQLLSKIILSTFILMPLNTILGQEKKVTDSTKMNALEEIKVASTRLSKKSPFAFSDIKKEALERNNLGQDLPILLDQMTSVVATSDAGAGVGYTGLRIRGSDATRINVTINGIPYNDAESQGTFWVNMPDFATSVQNIQLQRGAGTSTNGAGAFGASLNLRTLTPAVNGYATTSHSIGSFNTRKHNITFGSGIKNGFYAEGRLSKIGSNGYIDRASSDLKSFYTEAGFIGKQTAVKALVFGGKEITYQSWNGTPESVLNGDLTEIKAFINRNDFTPAEIDNLLNSTRTFNHYLYDNQVDNYEQTHYQLHLTHQFSEHLKGTISGNFTKGKGYYEEFKADQKLKKYFPDYINGNSKSDVVRRKWLDNDFYAVVYALNYNTTNFNGSLGGGYNQYDGIHFGELIKHKYIDLPVTNMNYYKSLSKKEDFSVYAKADYTFFYKLQLFLDIQARRIDYITSGLSSDLKPLDIKKTYEFFNPKGGINFAIHKNHHVYSSFAVANKEPNRNDLTKNPIEPKSEQLLDYELGYRFKNKIAQINLNGYYMHYNNQLVLTGALDEVGDAIRENVDKSHRIGVEVEASIQPVKFLKLDFNITKSRNKIKSFDYSVPSTEYDLNGNEIHSTQITKYENTDISFSPSIIGGATVTFYPTKNLSIACIQKYVGKQYLDNTSSENKKLNNYQNSNLSILYILKPKNFAEISFNLLINNIFNKLYESNGYTYSYYSRPQGSNNPAITENFYYPQAGRNFLTGITLKF
- a CDS encoding 2-hydroxyacid dehydrogenase; translated protein: MEHQNIKILHIDSNHPLLKSQLENAGFQNYDDFISSKEQIEEIIHEYHGIVIRSRFKIDKTFLDKASQLRFIARVGAGLESIDCDYAQAKGIHLIAAPEGNRNAVGEHALGMLLSLFNNLNKADIEVKTGLWSREANRGHELDGKTVGIIGYGNMGKSFAKKLRGFDVKVLCYDILPNIGDQNALQVDLQEFQRRVDVVSLHTPWTPQTDKMVNSSFINAFSNPFWLINTARGKSVVTTDLVKALKEKKILGAGLDVLEYEKLSFETLFDGQKPVALDYLLNASNVLLTPHIAGWTFESKEKLAQTIVDKIKKLYLINDIKS